One part of the Granulicella arctica genome encodes these proteins:
- a CDS encoding choice-of-anchor D domain-containing protein gives MSQPTGSGALGLTYREIAPSATAANVGNPADNEVLTFTMACSPSVQNYLTIQVWGSDTILNVIYLYTPEQGYLVSNYYSTSQPEIDFQKYNTPVLPGRFVYETIAIPMAMTQGNSTVTLTLNAAQAYNYYLDPSTATTDLPAGATSRPIYAAFTPTDPYLTVAATDPQGSAPSAAAATPATYNSAYFSAIQKSMTSYLNMEEKYQVYGSSWTAAVNAGTVPVQIIGYFDTYKHPTDSYTTAQWLNNAAVDTSVSNNAPMNRLDSLAYAYATPNLLSSFYQNSTTEQAIVAALDAYSYMQSLNGCWGGMTAWAGVGATSASSSNPYGRTNAPCSVLEGAGTWSLGSTITLMQNDSSFLAALNQPISSSLEPGVLRYQAYQTMLVNHINFLTSASGHGHSPNTDQLQAIAYVYANLALRALDKIYGTSLAQSNAAMYSNYLNVVAGLTTNQYGGVWVSDGGLSLEFHGTGNGSYDGSYGWDGANYLVKLAKILNDNGIETSSSHPVRDVALNTVHAFSNFIYPSLTTSGSGYANTLREEETLTFRKNLNLGEINAGTFYIASAEFNDPYAIHAFYLEQANGIIQSMEATGAWNNMPAFGDNGDGTVDNYLRWYTDYVTMCNMVNSESDLSGVTFLNETAHGNGVWADPTGSTITIQNNGEKLAMVLNWRPLMWHSSGIPSASKECVNNLARVHDTTATMDRIANVEMPASAATGASGNYTSGSFGTLYVARYGSYLVGLNWQSNAATMTLPPDMQTSGDIATDLVSGTTYNLATTTSVSVPAGGAVALFQYLPTSTLSASSVAFSSTVVASSSAGQTVTLQNSGTGPLLIGTTNIMGTNASDFTYATTCSATLAVNASCGFTFTFKPQSTGARSATFNLKTSANSTAQTIALTGTGAAAVNQSLTLTPAPDNVSLQAGSSTTVQLALTPGDGLAGTVALSCSSPQSFITCSLPSTATVGSSPSNVTVSIAVTSALAHSQGAQSKSSFIQQAGLSMLSGGLAFLFFRRPRRPAVCVVLALGTFISFVVINGCGSGARNGSAPTLPPTGTYTLTLSGSSRLVQPSTTTVSVMVTS, from the coding sequence ATGAGCCAACCCACCGGCAGTGGCGCGCTGGGCTTGACCTATCGCGAGATCGCGCCTTCGGCCACTGCGGCGAACGTCGGGAACCCTGCGGACAACGAGGTGCTGACGTTCACGATGGCGTGCAGCCCGAGCGTACAGAACTACCTGACGATTCAGGTCTGGGGATCGGACACGATCCTCAACGTAATCTACCTCTACACGCCAGAACAGGGCTATCTGGTGAGCAACTACTACTCCACCAGTCAGCCGGAGATCGACTTTCAGAAGTACAACACGCCGGTCCTGCCGGGCCGGTTCGTGTATGAGACGATCGCGATTCCGATGGCGATGACGCAAGGGAACAGCACGGTGACCCTAACGCTCAATGCGGCTCAGGCGTACAACTACTACCTGGATCCCAGCACGGCTACGACGGACCTGCCCGCCGGCGCGACCTCGCGGCCGATCTACGCGGCGTTCACCCCCACCGATCCCTACCTGACGGTAGCTGCGACCGACCCGCAGGGCTCGGCTCCGAGCGCGGCAGCAGCCACGCCGGCGACCTACAACAGCGCGTACTTCTCGGCGATCCAGAAAAGCATGACGAGCTACCTGAACATGGAGGAGAAATACCAGGTGTATGGCTCGTCCTGGACGGCGGCGGTGAACGCGGGCACGGTACCGGTACAGATCATCGGCTACTTCGACACCTACAAGCATCCCACCGACAGCTACACCACCGCGCAGTGGCTGAACAACGCGGCCGTGGACACCAGCGTCAGCAACAATGCTCCGATGAATCGGCTTGACTCGCTGGCATACGCCTATGCCACGCCGAACCTCCTGAGCAGCTTCTATCAGAACAGCACGACGGAACAGGCGATCGTCGCCGCACTCGATGCCTACTCCTATATGCAGTCGCTGAACGGCTGCTGGGGCGGCATGACGGCGTGGGCCGGTGTGGGCGCGACCTCGGCCTCCTCGTCCAATCCTTATGGGCGCACCAATGCACCGTGCAGTGTGCTCGAAGGCGCAGGTACATGGTCCCTTGGTTCGACGATCACACTGATGCAGAACGATTCCTCCTTCCTTGCTGCGCTCAACCAGCCGATCAGCAGCTCGCTCGAGCCGGGGGTCCTGCGCTACCAGGCCTACCAGACGATGCTGGTCAACCACATCAACTTCCTGACCAGCGCGAGCGGTCATGGACACTCTCCGAACACGGACCAACTCCAGGCCATAGCGTATGTCTACGCGAACCTGGCTCTGCGGGCGCTGGATAAGATCTACGGGACCAGCCTGGCACAGAGCAACGCCGCCATGTACAGCAACTACCTGAACGTGGTCGCGGGGCTTACGACCAACCAGTATGGCGGCGTGTGGGTCAGCGACGGAGGACTGAGCCTCGAGTTCCACGGCACCGGCAACGGCAGCTACGACGGCAGTTATGGATGGGATGGTGCCAACTATCTGGTGAAGCTGGCAAAGATCCTGAACGACAATGGGATCGAGACGTCCAGCTCGCATCCGGTGCGCGATGTGGCACTCAATACGGTCCATGCGTTTTCTAACTTCATCTATCCTTCGTTGACAACCTCTGGCTCGGGCTACGCGAACACGCTGCGTGAGGAGGAGACGCTCACCTTCCGCAAGAATCTTAATCTCGGAGAGATCAACGCGGGAACGTTCTATATCGCCTCGGCCGAGTTCAACGATCCCTATGCGATTCACGCGTTCTACCTGGAACAGGCGAACGGCATTATCCAATCGATGGAGGCTACCGGAGCGTGGAACAATATGCCGGCGTTCGGGGACAACGGGGACGGCACGGTGGACAATTACCTGCGCTGGTACACGGACTATGTGACGATGTGCAACATGGTGAACTCGGAGTCGGACCTCAGCGGTGTTACGTTCCTGAACGAGACGGCGCATGGCAACGGCGTGTGGGCCGATCCCACCGGCAGCACCATCACGATCCAGAACAACGGCGAGAAGCTGGCCATGGTGCTCAACTGGCGTCCCCTCATGTGGCACAGCAGCGGCATCCCCTCCGCTTCGAAGGAGTGCGTCAATAACCTGGCACGGGTGCACGACACGACCGCGACGATGGACCGCATCGCTAACGTCGAGATGCCGGCCAGCGCGGCTACAGGAGCCTCCGGCAACTATACCTCGGGCTCGTTCGGAACACTGTACGTGGCACGTTACGGCAGCTACCTGGTGGGCTTGAACTGGCAATCGAACGCGGCGACCATGACGCTGCCCCCCGATATGCAGACCTCGGGCGACATCGCCACCGACCTGGTCTCCGGCACCACCTACAACCTGGCGACCACAACCAGCGTCTCGGTACCAGCAGGTGGCGCAGTCGCACTCTTCCAGTACCTGCCCACCTCAACCCTGAGCGCCTCTTCGGTCGCGTTCAGTTCAACGGTAGTCGCCTCATCTTCTGCTGGGCAAACAGTTACCTTGCAGAACTCCGGCACCGGTCCACTGTTGATCGGAACAACCAACATCATGGGTACAAATGCTTCGGACTTCACCTACGCCACCACGTGCAGCGCCACGCTGGCCGTCAACGCTTCATGCGGTTTCACCTTCACCTTCAAGCCTCAGTCGACCGGCGCACGGTCCGCAACCTTCAATCTCAAAACATCCGCGAATTCGACCGCGCAGACGATTGCATTGACCGGTACAGGAGCCGCAGCCGTTAATCAGTCACTCACGCTCACACCGGCGCCGGACAACGTGTCACTCCAAGCGGGCAGCTCAACTACTGTCCAGCTTGCCCTTACGCCAGGAGATGGACTCGCAGGAACCGTCGCTCTCAGTTGCTCCAGCCCTCAGAGCTTCATCACCTGTAGTCTTCCGTCGACCGCAACCGTGGGCTCTTCGCCCAGCAATGTCACCGTGTCGATTGCCGTGACATCCGCCCTCGCACACAGCCAAGGAGCGCAGTCGAAATCCTCGTTCATTCAGCAAGCCGGGCTATCCATGCTGTCTGGAGGTCTTGCATTCCTGTTTTTCAGAAGGCCGCGGCGGCCGGCTGTCTGCGTCGTACTGGCTCTGGGAACATTCATCTCATTTGTTGTAATAAACGGTTGCGGAAGCGGAGCCAGGAACGGCAGTGCGCCTACACTGCCCCCTACCGGAACCTACACCTTGACTTTGTCAGGAAGCAGTAGATTGGTTCAACCTTCCACTACGACCGTCTCCGTTATGGTTACAAGTTGA
- a CDS encoding Ig-like domain repeat protein translates to MGTTPAFVPNRDAWDNPLNSYYTLSNVEPVAQTGGPWEMVYNHYANLQGLSAPNTASVVNSPGYQPEPVTYSDSGPGTLLYTRSAGDTDPVTSAPVTPIILSSYGTSSGILLRWVGSVGATSYTIQRSTTSGGPYSTIGTVSGESTYSYTDTSASGAGTPYYYIVTASNNYGQSAPGAEARASVGLPEPWANGDLGTLGLGGAGGSDYLGASSFTLRASGAVVGNSSATEYYDQSNTVYNVVPQSVTPMTDSMQFAYIAMNGDGQIVARVNAPLSPVTSSAGLMMRSSLNSDDAMIANMVQYNGLASTTSRTASGVAAVTSGPVSISTAATALADSSSLLVAPYWVQLTRAGNTFTASVSANNVNWTQVSQQTITMPATIYAGLALASGNTTLPTTATFDEVRAPGWTQAPTVPAAPANLTAVAAKGVQLTWSAPVGATSYTIQRNGVNMASVAAPVAGLYASAPGTMYYIDYTAAAGSTNTYAVSASGAGGTGSLSAIVSAVAPAVTAPFLADSVGIPYVVGTVGVPLTYQVGLAGVGTFSATGLPGGLTINSSTGTISGTPTQSGLFNPVVTATNAAGLDSWTYAFTIVGAALPVGMQQVDIGFLQAPGIAGTSGGTIVNTGTGSGPSTVCDVLHFAYYQLTGDGSIVVNLNSVTTASSATTLAATGIMMRNTLTCDSQMIDAHSGIGGSTALVSAYRSAANAGVFDYLDGPVVAGTNLTLPAHLQITRSGNTFTSSYSTDGSTWNVITSQTIGMNPTVYVGLDAAPVDSSVSNTSTGTYSNLAITSASAALINSPSTANGTVGAPFSFTITSAILPATYGATALPPGLSLNASTGIISGIPTSAGNYTVTASAVNGVASGSASLLITIGHAMATVTLGELSPTYDGSPESTSVTTSPAGLAVGLTYNGSATAPTTAGSYTVIATINDPNYAGSATGTLVIAKALAATTFSANPASPIEGRSEALTATVAGAGQPGGTVVFTSGASTLCTATLNASGVATCSFVPTGSGSETLTAQYQGDANHLTSSATTTLFVYDPAVVLQSASTQLVYPGATNITVCVTPATSATATGIAQIYDGTTLLTTRSLQGGGCAYWYISPGLNAGTHSLTAVYSGDNNNVGGTSVPVTVTVSPVPVTLSASCWNASFAYGGSYTCTVSLSSNAGSAQGSLSYVVDGGSINSVTISNGSAQFSVPTPNAGNHSVTISDAAQGNFAAAAPVTESFTVTQAPTQVQLTPSSYDQPASTPLTLTASLTSWSASVPMDGTVAFYDGTTLLGTLPAGATASFHATGLSAGTQAFSAVYLTGPSGNYASANSSTVNVQLN, encoded by the coding sequence TTGGGTACGACCCCAGCGTTCGTGCCCAATCGCGATGCATGGGACAATCCGCTGAACTCGTACTACACGCTCTCCAATGTAGAGCCAGTTGCCCAGACAGGCGGGCCCTGGGAGATGGTTTACAACCACTACGCCAACCTTCAGGGACTGAGCGCTCCGAATACGGCTTCCGTCGTCAACTCTCCTGGTTACCAACCCGAACCTGTCACATATAGCGATAGTGGTCCCGGAACGTTGCTCTACACGCGAAGCGCTGGGGATACAGATCCGGTCACCAGTGCTCCGGTGACTCCGATTATCCTTTCGAGCTATGGCACGTCATCGGGCATTCTGCTTCGCTGGGTCGGGTCAGTTGGTGCAACCTCTTACACCATCCAGCGCAGTACAACCAGCGGTGGACCATATAGCACGATCGGCACGGTCAGCGGAGAATCGACGTACTCCTACACAGATACCAGCGCTTCGGGTGCCGGAACCCCGTACTACTACATCGTAACGGCCTCCAATAACTACGGCCAGAGCGCCCCCGGTGCCGAAGCACGAGCGAGCGTAGGCCTTCCGGAACCTTGGGCTAATGGCGATCTCGGAACACTCGGCCTGGGTGGGGCTGGCGGCTCCGACTACCTTGGAGCTAGTTCCTTCACGCTTCGCGCTTCTGGTGCTGTCGTAGGCAATTCGTCGGCCACGGAATACTACGACCAGAGCAATACGGTCTACAACGTAGTTCCGCAAAGCGTCACGCCGATGACTGACTCCATGCAGTTTGCCTATATTGCGATGAACGGAGATGGACAGATCGTCGCACGGGTCAACGCGCCGCTCTCTCCCGTAACCTCATCGGCCGGCCTGATGATGCGCAGCTCTCTGAACTCCGATGACGCAATGATCGCCAATATGGTTCAGTACAACGGTCTGGCCTCTACCACCTCGCGGACTGCATCCGGCGTCGCAGCCGTAACCAGTGGGCCGGTCAGCATCAGCACGGCGGCTACCGCACTGGCGGATTCGAGTTCGCTTCTGGTAGCTCCTTATTGGGTTCAACTCACTCGCGCCGGGAACACCTTCACCGCATCCGTCTCCGCCAACAACGTGAATTGGACTCAGGTCAGCCAGCAGACCATTACCATGCCGGCAACGATCTACGCTGGCCTGGCACTGGCCTCGGGCAACACTACGCTCCCGACGACAGCGACTTTCGACGAGGTCAGAGCCCCGGGTTGGACGCAGGCTCCCACTGTTCCCGCAGCTCCGGCGAATCTGACCGCGGTTGCCGCCAAAGGTGTCCAGCTTACGTGGAGTGCTCCGGTCGGTGCTACCAGCTATACCATCCAACGCAATGGAGTGAACATGGCCAGCGTGGCCGCTCCGGTTGCCGGTCTCTACGCATCGGCGCCCGGGACGATGTACTACATCGACTACACCGCGGCGGCGGGAAGCACCAACACGTATGCGGTTTCTGCCTCGGGAGCCGGCGGCACAGGTTCATTATCTGCAATTGTGAGCGCAGTTGCACCGGCAGTGACCGCGCCTTTTCTCGCCGACAGTGTGGGCATTCCTTACGTTGTGGGCACAGTGGGCGTCCCGCTAACTTATCAAGTCGGACTTGCTGGTGTCGGAACCTTCAGCGCCACAGGGCTTCCCGGCGGCTTGACGATCAACTCGAGTACGGGGACCATCTCCGGCACGCCCACGCAAAGTGGTTTATTCAATCCTGTGGTTACGGCGACCAATGCAGCTGGCCTGGACAGTTGGACCTATGCTTTCACGATTGTGGGCGCTGCATTGCCAGTCGGTATGCAGCAGGTCGATATAGGTTTTTTGCAGGCCCCTGGAATTGCGGGTACGAGCGGAGGCACCATCGTCAACACGGGAACGGGATCTGGCCCGAGCACCGTCTGCGATGTTCTCCACTTTGCCTACTACCAGCTCACTGGCGACGGCAGCATTGTTGTCAACCTTAACAGCGTTACAACCGCCAGCTCAGCAACCACGTTGGCGGCAACTGGCATTATGATGCGAAACACGCTTACTTGCGATTCGCAAATGATTGATGCTCATTCAGGCATCGGCGGCTCAACCGCTCTCGTCAGCGCCTACCGCTCAGCCGCAAACGCGGGCGTCTTCGATTATCTGGATGGTCCAGTCGTTGCGGGCACCAATCTGACCCTGCCTGCCCATCTTCAGATTACTCGCTCCGGCAATACTTTCACCTCGTCCTACTCCACGGACGGCAGCACTTGGAACGTCATCACATCGCAGACGATTGGGATGAATCCAACCGTCTATGTCGGCCTTGACGCCGCGCCGGTAGACAGTAGTGTCAGTAACACTTCAACGGGAACCTACAGCAATCTTGCCATCACAAGCGCATCCGCTGCACTCATCAATAGCCCAAGCACTGCAAATGGCACGGTAGGAGCCCCGTTCAGCTTTACGATTACCAGCGCGATCCTTCCTGCGACATATGGCGCGACCGCCCTTCCGCCTGGCTTAAGTCTCAACGCGAGCACAGGCATCATCTCGGGAATCCCTACATCGGCGGGAAACTACACCGTCACCGCGAGCGCAGTGAATGGCGTTGCCAGTGGGAGCGCTTCACTCTTAATAACGATAGGCCACGCGATGGCAACCGTCACTCTTGGGGAGCTGTCGCCAACCTACGACGGTTCGCCGGAGTCCACGAGTGTAACTACGTCACCCGCGGGACTCGCCGTAGGGCTGACCTACAACGGCTCCGCGACTGCGCCAACAACGGCGGGTAGTTATACCGTCATCGCGACGATCAACGATCCCAACTATGCGGGCTCTGCCACTGGAACGCTGGTGATCGCAAAGGCGCTGGCCGCCACAACTTTCAGCGCCAATCCTGCCAGTCCCATTGAGGGACGCTCAGAAGCACTTACAGCGACGGTGGCCGGTGCAGGCCAGCCTGGAGGCACAGTTGTTTTCACGTCTGGAGCATCCACGCTTTGTACAGCCACGCTCAACGCTTCCGGTGTAGCGACCTGCTCGTTCGTTCCTACTGGGTCCGGAAGCGAGACGCTTACGGCACAGTACCAGGGCGACGCGAATCATCTCACCAGCTCCGCCACGACCACGCTCTTTGTCTACGATCCCGCAGTCGTGCTTCAGTCGGCCAGCACTCAATTGGTATATCCCGGCGCAACCAATATAACTGTTTGCGTTACGCCAGCCACATCGGCAACGGCAACTGGAATCGCACAAATCTACGACGGGACAACCTTGCTCACGACCCGGTCCTTGCAAGGCGGCGGCTGCGCCTACTGGTATATCTCGCCCGGCTTGAATGCAGGAACACATTCCCTCACAGCGGTCTATTCCGGAGATAACAACAACGTGGGTGGAACATCGGTCCCGGTAACGGTAACGGTCAGTCCGGTCCCGGTGACCTTGTCGGCTTCCTGCTGGAACGCCTCCTTCGCTTATGGGGGTTCCTACACCTGCACAGTAAGTCTCAGCTCCAATGCCGGATCGGCACAGGGCTCACTGAGCTACGTCGTCGACGGCGGTAGTATCAATTCCGTTACGATCAGCAATGGTAGCGCGCAGTTTTCTGTCCCTACGCCCAATGCCGGAAACCATTCGGTCACAATCAGCGATGCGGCGCAAGGTAACTTTGCCGCCGCAGCTCCGGTAACCGAATCTTTTACCGTAACTCAGGCACCGACACAGGTTCAGCTAACGCCTTCAAGTTACGATCAGCCTGCCTCCACTCCATTGACGCTCACCGCGTCGCTGACCTCCTGGAGCGCCAGCGTGCCCATGGACGGAACCGTCGCATTCTACGACGGAACCACATTGCTGGGTACCCTTCCTGCCGGAGCCACTGCAAGCTTTCATGCCACTGGATTGAGCGCCGGAACGCAAGCTTTCTCAGCAGTCTATCTAACGGGTCCATCAGGCAACTACGCCTCTGCTAACTCGTCAACAGTCAACGTGCAACTGAATTGA
- a CDS encoding Ig-like domain repeat protein, producing the protein MKYHGTVNLKVSVAMYAFFIAGMTMQVAAQQLGVSSPQSALVFQPGIMTTLAGSGVSGHTGDGGPAPSAELTNGIRGIAADAAGDVFFVDDTNDTVRVVYEGGATAAQLITAENPSVTSPQVGYIYVLAGGEGSSGTPSNGVLGTNARLKPGAGLAIDAVGDVYFNDTGTNKVWIIYAGGSETTGTNLISLEAGITVPQLGYIYAVAGGSSGLGYAGNGVLATSSGVEFHGINDMKFDAGGDMYIVDQGNCAIREVSVSNGDLTTIVGNGTCAVQANNGPAISTELDQPYGIAVDANGNLYIADKGSVNEIRMVYAGGVAGAALITLENPSITNPTIGYLYAIAGGGQATYPYGGLATSSKLVTATMVALDAAGDIYVAAGTMIDEVNPLTGALTVIAGNSTAGYAGDGGSAVSAEMNGIRCVAVDTAGRVYITDATNLRVREVSQGMVVFPGQAVNTTSAPQTIQLSNNGNSALDFTGGSPTFAGTNVSDFALDTSSPSYTCNLTPLQPATSCTLAIIYTPLSSGTSAATLSYTTDGALSPQQITLMGLVLPATATTLQASSQSVVKGSAVTFTATVTGVANPTGTVTFSNGSSVLGTTTLTAGVATFGYTTTTTGSLSVTATYSGNANTAGSSSNAVSVNVTGGTISSTVLTTSVTTVNQGQSVTLAATVSGNGATPTGSVAFTDGSISLGIVSLNTSAIAMLSTTALPVGPNSVQAFYLGDATYAASSSAARVQVYGSPTITLSASSTIINQGLNETLSATVAGNGIIPTGSITFYVGSTVLGTGTLTSGTTTLSTTTLPGGASNLTATYSGDSNYNVGTSNAVSVTVNIENVAFVHPGGWLSASDVSRIRGAVANQTAPYYSAYLALPSSPGTTFTPSPGPVVTVGAVNNSTYSSLQSDSKNIWLLAVKWVATGNQAYATALCNGIDGWSATLTTIDGTDATLRSGLLGGYLAQSAEICAYANPAWPNKARAQNMIRLFAQIARNFAQSSVPNGNWETFCAAGTMEMAVFLDDRELYNRAVNYLLFGQGNGRVSHYVINSAGQTQESGRDQAHTIDGIGSTAEGGSDRLAPGTGSLWRLRQPSLGGV; encoded by the coding sequence ATGAAATATCACGGAACAGTCAATCTGAAGGTAAGCGTCGCGATGTATGCGTTCTTCATCGCAGGGATGACGATGCAAGTCGCGGCGCAGCAGCTCGGAGTCAGCTCGCCACAATCGGCCCTGGTGTTTCAGCCGGGAATCATGACTACGCTTGCGGGCAGTGGTGTCTCCGGACATACGGGCGATGGTGGCCCTGCACCGAGCGCTGAGCTCACCAACGGCATCCGCGGGATTGCGGCGGATGCGGCGGGTGATGTTTTCTTTGTGGACGATACGAACGATACGGTTCGTGTTGTCTATGAGGGGGGGGCGACGGCTGCGCAACTCATCACTGCGGAAAACCCCAGTGTTACCTCGCCGCAAGTGGGCTATATCTACGTCCTGGCAGGGGGCGAAGGAAGTTCGGGCACTCCGTCCAATGGGGTTCTAGGGACGAACGCCCGGCTAAAACCCGGTGCAGGTCTGGCGATCGACGCGGTCGGGGATGTCTATTTCAACGATACCGGCACCAATAAAGTATGGATCATCTACGCCGGTGGTTCGGAAACCACAGGGACTAACCTGATCTCTTTAGAAGCGGGAATTACTGTTCCGCAGCTCGGCTATATCTATGCGGTTGCCGGAGGCTCCAGCGGCCTTGGCTATGCCGGCAACGGAGTTCTGGCTACATCGAGCGGCGTAGAATTTCATGGCATCAACGACATGAAATTCGATGCTGGCGGCGATATGTATATCGTCGATCAGGGGAACTGCGCCATCCGCGAAGTGAGTGTATCGAATGGGGACCTCACCACCATCGTTGGAAATGGCACCTGCGCCGTCCAGGCAAATAACGGACCGGCAATCTCGACGGAACTCGACCAGCCCTACGGAATCGCGGTCGACGCCAACGGCAATCTGTACATCGCCGACAAGGGCAGCGTCAATGAAATCAGAATGGTCTACGCGGGCGGCGTCGCGGGGGCGGCGCTGATTACGCTTGAAAATCCATCGATCACCAATCCGACTATCGGATACCTCTACGCTATCGCTGGTGGCGGTCAAGCGACCTATCCCTATGGGGGACTTGCCACCTCTTCCAAGCTAGTCACTGCCACCATGGTCGCTCTGGATGCCGCAGGAGATATATATGTTGCCGCCGGCACGATGATCGATGAAGTCAATCCTCTCACCGGCGCACTGACTGTGATTGCCGGCAATTCGACCGCGGGGTACGCAGGAGACGGCGGCTCGGCTGTTAGCGCTGAAATGAACGGGATCCGATGCGTCGCCGTGGACACAGCCGGACGTGTCTACATTACAGACGCCACCAACTTGAGAGTGCGCGAGGTTTCGCAAGGCATGGTTGTCTTCCCTGGTCAGGCAGTGAACACAACCAGCGCGCCGCAGACGATTCAGCTGAGTAACAATGGAAACTCCGCGCTGGACTTCACCGGCGGCTCTCCAACTTTTGCGGGCACAAATGTCAGCGACTTCGCTTTGGATACTTCTTCGCCGTCGTATACATGCAATCTGACGCCACTACAGCCTGCGACAAGCTGCACCCTGGCGATCATCTATACTCCCTTGAGCTCTGGAACGAGTGCGGCTACGCTCTCCTACACGACCGACGGAGCACTCTCGCCGCAGCAGATTACACTCATGGGCCTCGTGCTTCCGGCCACTGCAACAACATTGCAGGCTTCATCGCAGAGTGTGGTTAAGGGTTCCGCAGTAACGTTCACAGCCACCGTCACCGGCGTTGCTAACCCGACCGGCACGGTGACTTTCTCAAACGGCAGTTCCGTGTTGGGGACAACGACACTGACCGCAGGAGTGGCCACTTTTGGTTACACCACGACGACCACCGGCTCTCTCTCGGTCACTGCGACTTACTCGGGTAACGCGAACACCGCGGGATCGAGTTCGAATGCCGTTTCTGTGAATGTAACCGGCGGTACCATATCTTCTACGGTCCTGACGACATCGGTGACGACCGTCAATCAGGGACAAAGCGTGACGCTTGCGGCGACCGTGAGCGGGAACGGCGCTACGCCCACCGGTAGCGTTGCATTTACCGATGGTTCGATCTCCCTGGGAATCGTCTCGCTGAATACCTCCGCCATTGCAATGCTTTCCACCACGGCACTTCCCGTAGGACCGAATAGCGTTCAGGCGTTCTATCTGGGAGACGCAACCTACGCCGCATCATCTTCCGCGGCAAGGGTGCAGGTCTATGGCTCTCCCACCATTACCCTGTCCGCCTCCTCCACGATCATCAATCAAGGGCTCAATGAAACGCTTTCTGCCACAGTGGCTGGCAACGGGATCATTCCCACTGGCAGCATCACGTTTTACGTCGGATCGACTGTCCTGGGCACCGGAACCCTGACATCGGGCACGACGACGCTCTCCACCACCACTCTGCCTGGGGGCGCGAGCAATCTCACTGCCACATACAGCGGAGACAGCAATTACAACGTGGGCACTTCAAACGCAGTCAGTGTGACAGTCAATATCGAGAACGTCGCATTTGTGCATCCGGGCGGCTGGCTGTCCGCGAGCGATGTAAGCCGGATTCGCGGAGCGGTTGCGAATCAAACCGCGCCATACTATTCAGCCTATTTAGCACTGCCTTCTTCGCCAGGCACAACCTTTACGCCTTCTCCTGGTCCGGTAGTTACCGTTGGCGCGGTAAACAATTCTACCTATAGTAGCTTGCAGAGCGATTCGAAGAATATCTGGCTTCTTGCCGTCAAGTGGGTGGCTACAGGGAATCAGGCCTATGCGACGGCTCTCTGTAACGGTATTGATGGATGGTCAGCCACTCTAACGACCATAGATGGCACGGACGCGACCCTGCGTTCAGGCCTCTTGGGAGGCTATCTAGCGCAATCGGCAGAGATCTGCGCTTACGCGAATCCGGCCTGGCCGAACAAAGCGCGTGCGCAGAACATGATCCGGCTATTTGCCCAAATTGCTCGCAACTTCGCTCAAAGCAGTGTTCCCAACGGCAATTGGGAGACCTTCTGCGCCGCTGGGACTATGGAAATGGCAGTCTTCCTGGACGATCGAGAGTTGTACAATCGCGCAGTTAATTATCTTCTGTTTGGTCAGGGCAATGGCCGCGTGAGCCACTATGTAATCAACTCCGCAGGACAGACACAAGAAAGCGGTCGTGATCAAGCGCATACCATCGACGGCATCGGTAGCACTGCCGAGGGGGGCTCAGATCGCCTGGCACCAGGGACTGGATCTCTATGGCGCTTACGACAACCTTCTCTTGGCGGGGTTTGA